The following is a genomic window from Halorientalis litorea.
TACGTCATTCCGCACTTCGCGGGGATGCCCTTTGCGTACACGAAAATCGACGGCGTCTACGTCTGGACCCACGGCGGCTATCAGATCGCCCGCGGCCACGACGACTATCCGATCTTCATCCAGGTCGCCGACCGGGATGTCGAGCAGTGGACGGCATTCTTTGATGAGTTCGGGATTCCGAGCCGGATCGAAGAGCGGCCGGATGCGACCGACTCCGACGCAGCCGTCTCGTACGTGTTGTTCCCGACGAGTGGGGAGATCACTCGCGAGTGGGTTGACGGCAATCCGGTTATTCCGTTGGACGAGGCAATCGAGCATATGTTGGAGTACCGGGTGAACTACGAGCCGGCGTTGGAGATGATCGCCGATGAGTACGACCGCGATATCGACGCGTCCCACGAGGATCCGCGTCTCAATGCATGAGTCTCGGTGAACGCGAAGATGAATTGCTGGACACCCTGGAGGCCGTCATTGACGCTGACCTGCCATACGTCCTCGTCGGTGGGTGGGCGATCGCGGCGTTCAATCAGCGCTTCACCACGGACGTCGACGTCGTCATTCCGGCCCAAGCGGTCGACGACTACACGGACCTTCTCACCGACCGCGGCTACGAGAAAACGGCCGATGTCGAGCGAAACGAGCTCTACGAGGGCCGTACCATCCGGTTTGAGAAGGACATCGGGAATCCGGTTCGGTTCGACGCGATGGTCGACGCGTTGGGCTGTCGCCAGACGGAAGCTGAATGGTCGTATCGCTATCTGACCCAGCACTCCGTCACCCAGGAACTGCGAACCGGGCGCCCGGTAACAGCCAGGATTCCGGAACGGGAGTTGCTGTTTGCCGTGAAACTTCACAGTGGCCGCAAGGCAGACTCCCGGGATCTGGTGGTGCTGGCTGCTGGCGCGGATTTCGACCGGATCGCGACTCATCTGCATCGCGGAGAATCCGAGAAGCTCGCTGGTCGCATCGAGACTGTCCTCAACCGCCTCACGTCGGAGGATTTCGCAGATGCATTCAAAGGAGTCTTCGAACAGCAAACGGTTCCCGAACAGGATATCGATGCCGTCGTTGAGTTCCTTCGTGACCAGCAGCGCCGAATCGATTCTGAACGATAACATCGACTGTCGATGGGTATGTCTCGGGACCGATCGAAACACACGGGGTCGGGATGCCGAACGAATTAACCAACAATGTCGACAGAGTACCCTCCGGCGTTGGTTAACAGCCGGGAAGGGGGTGTTCAGCCCTCTACAACTGTGTCGATGATTTCCTGAGCGGTCGAACTGATCCGGCCGAGACGCTCCTGAATACTCTCCGCATCGTCGTCCTGCCACGCGGCAAGATAGAACGCTGACCCGCTCGTATCCAGGTTGAAATACCGCCCGACGATGTACGCAACGGCTTCCGCTTCGACCTCGCGTTTTGCGCGCTCGGGCTCGTCGTCGCCATCGAAATGAAGCAGCGCGTGGGCGTACTCGTGAACCAATGTCACCGCGAGATCGGCCTGATTTGAGCGGGCTTTCGCTTCGACGACGGGCTGGCCCTCGTGGAGAGTCCGGTGTTTGCAGACGCCTTTCGCGTCGCCATGCTCCCACTCGGCAGCGTCGACGACACGGACGTCGATATCGAGAGTAGTTGCCGCATGGAGGAGCGCTGGCACCAGGTCGTCGGCGTCACCAGCTGCCTCGGTTTCCAGCTCGGGTAGCGGTTCGCCCTCGGTTTGAGACACGTCGAAGACTGCCGTTGGTTTGAATCCAACCAGTCCTTTCGACCACTCCTCGGGCGATGTCTCGTCATAGTCACAGTCGCTTTGCTCGTGGTAGCTCGGTGAGTTCTCGCACTCGGGGCACTGCTTCGTAATAATGGGTGCCCAGATCCAGATCGCCTGTTCGCCCTCTTGGACGTGCCGGTCGAACTCCGATCTCCACGTATTGTAGCCCGCCACGCGGGTCGCCTCGGGACACTGGAGTTTGATCAGGAGGGTGTTACGATGAGAATAGTCGTGGAATCGGGACTGGACATCGAGCCACTCCTGGAACTGTTGGCTGGCTTTTGCCTCGTCGACGTCTGCGACGAGATCGTCGATCCAGTCTTCGATCGTACTGTGCATCTTGTCGTGTCGGGTGTCGGTCTCCTCGAACGAGACCCCCGACTCACTGGCTGTCATCATGGATTGCATCACATCGAGTACGACGACGTCTCCGAGAAGTCAGGACGCGCCGCACCCCTCGGGGGCGCACGATAAACATCGGCGCGACTTCGGGGGGTTTAGATCGGAGCTGCTATCGGAGCGCTGCTTTCTCGTCAGCGAAGCCGACCGTGACGAGGTACTCAAGGAACGCGTCGAACTGGTCGACATCGCTCGGCGTGTCCGTCGCGAGGTGTCGTGCCCACTCGATGGCCCACTGGAACGCAGGATCGGTCCCGCCCTTACCATGTATATACCACCAGCGGGCGGCCTTCAGGACGACGAGCGGATTCGTCGGCGGTTGCTCGCTTGCGAGTCCACGAGTGATCGACCGAATCTCCTCGGGTACCTCGGCGGGGTCGACCTCGCCTGATTGGGTGTTCGATACGTCGACTGGAATGTCGTCAATCGAGACATCGTTCGGACGCTGTTGTTGACTCACGGAAAATCACCTTCTCGGAGGACTTTTTGGATCGAGCCCTCGCCCCCTCCGGGGCGCGAAAAACCACTCGTAGCGTCACGCCGGTGGAATGTACACGCTCTGCTCGCTGGCGATCTCCTCCAGGTTGTTCCGATGGCGATGTGAGAAGTAGCACTCGTAGCTGCAGTAGCCACAGAGCACGCCGGTATCATACTCAGCGATGAAGGGACCGCGTCGAGTCGTCCAGACGTTCGCTTCGCATTCGGTACACACAGCGCTATCGAGATTGGTCGGTGACGGACCCTCGTACTCGATTTCGAGGATGTCGCTATGTGGCGTTGAGTCGGGCCAGACGCCGTGAGACTGCCAGAAGGCCTTGATGCGGGCGAGACTGTGTCGGACTGTCTTCCGAACTGTGACGTGGGAGGCGTCACGACCGCTATCATCCCAGCCGTCAGCCGTCCAGAACTCCCCGAACTGCGCGCCGCGATGCAGCCCGTTCCAGTCGAGGCCGACGATGTCGGCCGGTGGGTCGTCCGTGAGTGTCGGTCGGGTCAACTGCTGGATGACGTCCCACTGTTTCGGTGGGCTGCCCCCCAAGATGTGAACACGACGGCCACGCCAGTCGGTCGGCTCGGAGAACTCGTGCGCCAATCGGTCGGCGTACCCCCGCGAGTAACCGAGCACGAGGTCGTTCGGGATCGTGTCGATCACCTCGCGACACTTTGGGACGATGATGAGTTCTGCGTCGGGATAACTCGCCTGAACTTCGCGGGCAGCGGCCACGTACTCGTCGACGTCGTCTCCCTCGTACACATCTCCGATCACGCCAACCTTGGGTTCGTATTCGAAAAATCGGGCGACGTACCGATCCAGATCGGGATTCCGAAAGTCGTTATCGAGCATCCCGACGGGGATGTTCAGGTCCTGATACTGGGTCTGCTGGTACCCACAGTCTTCTCGGAACCCAGGCAAGAATCCGAGCCGATACGCATCCAGAGCGAACGGCGCTCGATGGAGGAACGCCACGACGTCGGCTTGTCTGGCAGCGGTGATGTCGCGATCAGTACTGCTGCTGGAGTTGATTTCGAGCGACATGAACATGGGCTGCGAGGGCGAATCCAGCCGCCCTGCACCCTCTCTGAGGGGCAATAAACGGAGCCGCAGTCCGCTATTAACCAACACTAGTCTCCAGAACCCGCACATCGTTGGTTAATATAGAGACGACGTAGCCACCGTGTCCGCTCAACGGTGAGTCAGGCCTTCAGTCGAGTCGGTGGGGAACGATACGATGCCCGCACGGCGTGACCACTGCTTCACTCGGCCCGACGATTGTCACGCTCGCGATTCGGCGATCACAGACCGGACACTGCTGGTGGGCGTTTTCGTTTGCCATATGGAAACGCGAAAACGGATGACTGCGCTAGTTCGTCACCTGCTGGAACCGCTCGCGAAGCGCCTCTTCACGTGCTTCGAACTGCTCGACGTTGGCCTGCAGGTCTTCGTTCACACGCTCGATGCTCGCGAGCGCCCGCTCGCCGGCGAGCGACGCCTGCGACCCGTCGTCGCCGTCCGCCTCCAGCTGCTCCTCGTAGGCTCGTTCGACGCGCTCGATGGTGCCCTCCGGGTTGAACAGGATGTCGTTCGCAACGCGGACGTACTGGTCGAGGGACGTGCCCTCTTTCCCCTGGAAAAAGTGGGTGAGCGCGTATGTCGCGCCGGAGTGCAGCGTCCACATATCGATTGCAAACGGCGACGCTGCGTTCGCTTCGGCGTCCTCGGCAGCACGCTCTGCGAGATAGTCCGGGAATCCCAGCAGGCTGTAAAATTCGGTGACGGTGAACGGGAGCTCGGAGAACTCGAGATCAATCTCCTGCGCATCTCGGATGAACTCGAAGAGATCGTCAGCGACGAGCTCGACCTGTGCGAGAATCTCTTCCCACCAGGTCCGGAAGTCCCGAACGTCCCCGACGTGCTTGATGACCTCCTTATCGGTGAGCGAGCGCATCGAATTCGAGCAGTACCCGTCCTGAGCGAATCCCTCTACGTAGACTGCGTGCTCACCGAAGAAGTCGTAGCCGGAGGTCACGGCCATCGTGATCGGGTCCGCCCGGCCGGGAAGCCGGACTTCGAGGCCGTCGAACATCACGTCCATATGGACCTCGCCACCGCCCCGGTAGCGCCGGATTTCGCCGAACATCACGTCATCCAGCGGCGTCCCGTCGATGGTCTCCTCGCGAAGGACCTCTTCCAAGGGCCTGTACACGTCCACCGGGTTGATGATCGCGTAACTGTCCGTGGGGACGTGAAATAATGGGTCTGCGCCGGGCTCATCGTCTGTCGCGTGGTCGCGCGCTCTCGTCGGCTCGACTAAGGCGTTGAAGCGATCCGTTTCGACCCACTCGTCGGAGTAGGGATTCCGGTATGCGACTGTCGTCTCGACGGCCTGGGGGAGGTCACGAATCGTCTCGGCGAAGGACTTCGGTTCGTCGACCGTTTTCTTCCGGCGGTACCAGTCGGGTAGTTCTGTATCGGTTCGTCCGTCGACGCCGGCGAACACGGTTCTGGATTCTGGGTCTTTCATCTTGTCTCCTCGAAATTGAATTCGTCACCCGCGACAGCGCTCTCATCACGCGCCCTGCGCCCCTCTCACGGGCGCAAAAACAACCTCTTAACCAACATTCTACCCAAAAATCCAGTACTGTTGGTTAATCATCTGGACGGTCCCGACACCTGGCTTCGGCTCTTCAATTCACTCGTCGGCTTCGCGTCGACGGCGCACCTGTTCAGGATTTGGCACCCACGGATGGTCGTCCCAGCAGTGGAGGGCGTGCTCTCGTGACGTGTCGAACAGCGTCTCACACGACCCACACTCGTAGGCGGTCTCAGGCCAGCGTTCCGTGACGAACATCGCCGTCACCGTCGACCTGACTGGATCTGGTGCGGCCGACCGCTGAACATAATCATAGCCGGTCACTGTCCGTCGACGAAGCGCTGACTGTGCCAGCCGTTCGGGCCGGTCTGCTGGGAGATACACCCAGCGGACGAACGCCTCTTCTGAGTCCTTCGCCGAGGGTTGAAGGATGAACCACCGGTCGTGATCGTCGCGGAAAAGATACCGTTCTGTTCCCCGATTTTGGAGATAGAGCGGATCCTCGCGACCGGGAATCACCCGCAGACCGATGGACGGGGATATCGGGGCGAGGAGTCGCTCTTCCAGCGTGAGCGAGCGAGACTCACCGGCTGAATTCTCGCCCTCGAAGTAGTCAAGCGTCGCTTCGTCAGTCATGATTCGCTGGGATTCGTCTCATCTGTGTCTTTCCCAGCTGTTCGCTCATGCCGGTCGTTGTATCGCTCGAGTTCTCGGCCGATGCACTCCAGCGCCGTGACGGCGCGTTCGATGAGTTGGTACGTGGCCCGCGAGAGTCGGATGTTCTCCATCAGATGTCCTCCTCTGGCTCGACGAGATCGTTACTCTCAGCGACGAGTGCCTGCACGGTTGAAGCAGGATTGTTCTCGACCGGAAGTGTTCGATGGTCGAGTGGGGCGGGATACGCCCGGTCCCCCTGCGCACAAAGTATGATCAACCACTCCTCGCTCCCTTCGGCGAGGACGACGTAGTGGTCGATATCCCGACGTTGGAAGACTGTCCGATCTGTCCGGCTCACCGCACTCCAGTTCGCCGGCAGTGACGATGACGGCGTCCCACCATCTGGCGTGAGTGCTCGGGACTCTTCGAATTCAGCGAGTGCCGCCTCGATATCCTCTCCGGTGAGGTGCCAGCAGTCGGCCGGGCCATCACACACCAGCTGACTGACCACGTCGTTGCGGAACTGGATGTAGTGATGCTGGGCGACAGTTTCGTCGTCGGTATAATCGAGGAGGAGCGCACAGGCGAGCTGTGCCGGTCCGCTCCCGACGTAGCCCCAGTCGAATCCCGCCGGGCTATGCCGCACGAGACCGAGACTTTGATGGGGGGAGAGGCGTTCGTGTGCGGTGAGGTTCAGGACAACTGGCGTTCCGTCGACACGCATCCCGACGTACTCGACGCGGTCTGTACTCGCCTGACATCGCTCATCCGTATCCTGTACGACTGCTCGTGGGTCGGTAGTCGAATTCGTCTCCATCGGTTGAATGCGGGCGTTCGGATTCCCCGCACCCCTGC
Proteins encoded in this region:
- a CDS encoding helix-turn-helix domain-containing protein; translated protein: MEYVDETAAKIMVAARPGDSIRRIAQKIDGSYSWVYDWIERLEDAGFIRREDGVYIEKYAVRDRYYDLVAAISRAASPSIDEGYVIPHFAGMPFAYTKIDGVYVWTHGGYQIARGHDDYPIFIQVADRDVEQWTAFFDEFGIPSRIEERPDATDSDAAVSYVLFPTSGEITREWVDGNPVIPLDEAIEHMLEYRVNYEPALEMIADEYDRDIDASHEDPRLNA
- a CDS encoding nucleotidyltransferase domain-containing protein, with translation MSLGEREDELLDTLEAVIDADLPYVLVGGWAIAAFNQRFTTDVDVVIPAQAVDDYTDLLTDRGYEKTADVERNELYEGRTIRFEKDIGNPVRFDAMVDALGCRQTEAEWSYRYLTQHSVTQELRTGRPVTARIPERELLFAVKLHSGRKADSRDLVVLAAGADFDRIATHLHRGESEKLAGRIETVLNRLTSEDFADAFKGVFEQQTVPEQDIDAVVEFLRDQQRRIDSER
- a CDS encoding ArdC-like ssDNA-binding domain-containing protein encodes the protein MMTASESGVSFEETDTRHDKMHSTIEDWIDDLVADVDEAKASQQFQEWLDVQSRFHDYSHRNTLLIKLQCPEATRVAGYNTWRSEFDRHVQEGEQAIWIWAPIITKQCPECENSPSYHEQSDCDYDETSPEEWSKGLVGFKPTAVFDVSQTEGEPLPELETEAAGDADDLVPALLHAATTLDIDVRVVDAAEWEHGDAKGVCKHRTLHEGQPVVEAKARSNQADLAVTLVHEYAHALLHFDGDDEPERAKREVEAEAVAYIVGRYFNLDTSGSAFYLAAWQDDDAESIQERLGRISSTAQEIIDTVVEG
- a CDS encoding DUF6610 family protein, with translation MSLEINSSSSTDRDITAARQADVVAFLHRAPFALDAYRLGFLPGFREDCGYQQTQYQDLNIPVGMLDNDFRNPDLDRYVARFFEYEPKVGVIGDVYEGDDVDEYVAAAREVQASYPDAELIIVPKCREVIDTIPNDLVLGYSRGYADRLAHEFSEPTDWRGRRVHILGGSPPKQWDVIQQLTRPTLTDDPPADIVGLDWNGLHRGAQFGEFWTADGWDDSGRDASHVTVRKTVRHSLARIKAFWQSHGVWPDSTPHSDILEIEYEGPSPTNLDSAVCTECEANVWTTRRGPFIAEYDTGVLCGYCSYECYFSHRHRNNLEEIASEQSVYIPPA
- a CDS encoding dihydrodipicolinate synthase family protein — encoded protein: MKDPESRTVFAGVDGRTDTELPDWYRRKKTVDEPKSFAETIRDLPQAVETTVAYRNPYSDEWVETDRFNALVEPTRARDHATDDEPGADPLFHVPTDSYAIINPVDVYRPLEEVLREETIDGTPLDDVMFGEIRRYRGGGEVHMDVMFDGLEVRLPGRADPITMAVTSGYDFFGEHAVYVEGFAQDGYCSNSMRSLTDKEVIKHVGDVRDFRTWWEEILAQVELVADDLFEFIRDAQEIDLEFSELPFTVTEFYSLLGFPDYLAERAAEDAEANAASPFAIDMWTLHSGATYALTHFFQGKEGTSLDQYVRVANDILFNPEGTIERVERAYEEQLEADGDDGSQASLAGERALASIERVNEDLQANVEQFEAREEALRERFQQVTN
- a CDS encoding DUF6166 domain-containing protein codes for the protein METNSTTDPRAVVQDTDERCQASTDRVEYVGMRVDGTPVVLNLTAHERLSPHQSLGLVRHSPAGFDWGYVGSGPAQLACALLLDYTDDETVAQHHYIQFRNDVVSQLVCDGPADCWHLTGEDIEAALAEFEESRALTPDGGTPSSSLPANWSAVSRTDRTVFQRRDIDHYVVLAEGSEEWLIILCAQGDRAYPAPLDHRTLPVENNPASTVQALVAESNDLVEPEEDI